The genomic region GATACGTTTCTCAAATCTTAACACAACAGAAGATGTTTCATGAATGTAAAAACACATACACGCAAAGTGAGCACCTCTGGACCAATGTTAAATTAGTTTGTGAATGGTATATCTTGCCTAATAACGCCCCAACCGAGAGTTGATAAACTTGTTCTAGCTGACCTGACTGAGGTGATGTCATTTAAACTGATGCCTAACACTGACTAAAGTTTAATGCAAGATAACTGATAAGGGGCCACAGACAGACTGAATTACCTTAAAATCTGTTACCTTTCAGACCTGAATTTTTCATGGCAATTCACTCACTAGTTTATAAACCTATGGGCTTCCCTCACAGACATGAATCATTACCGTCTTCTGATGGCAGAATCCAACGTCCACGGGATGTTAGTGGCTCCCAACACCAGGATCCCTTCATTGTCATTACCAACACCTATAATGACATTAATTTACATTAGACAATATTAATGGCTCATGTTTaaagcatagttcacccaaaaatgaaaatgccttAAACCGCATGGGCACGTCATCGTACAAATGAAAAAACAAGTCCAGCTCACATTTCACcataaaaatcaaaagaaaaatttaaattctttatgaaattatattttgaataaagaaaattaagccttttttttttttttttttggattaaaaTGTGATGTACATGTTCTAGACAGGTTTCTTGAGATTCAGCCCTACATATTCATATATAATTGTATGACTGTGATTACATGAATGTACAACTTATTTTATATGATCATTGATAGTCTTTAGACGCTTCACCTTGCATCTGGACCAGAAACTCCGTCTTGATTCGACGAGCCGCTTCACTTTCATTCTCACTTCTGGAGCCGCACAGTGAATCAATCTCATCAATGAAGATAATAGAGGGTTTGTGTTCTCGAGCCAAAGTGAACAAGTTCTTCACCAACCTAAGGAAATGAACGAGCCAGTTTACGAACCATCACATGGTAGAGTTTCTCACTAATGCCAATAGAACTCATATGCTAATTTGGCAAGGGAAGTGACAAGCAACCTTAACCAATCagaactgttaaagggatagatcacccaaaaatgaaaattctctcatcatttactcacccttatgatatcccagatgtgtatgacttcctttcttctgcagaacacaaattatgatttttagaagaatatttcagctctgtaggtccatacaatgcaagtgaatgggtgctaaatttcgacactccaaaaagcacataaagacatcataaaagtaatccatacgactcaagtgttTTAAtgcatatattcagaagtgatatgacatgagaaacataaatatttaagtccttttttgctcaaaattcttctccctgcccagtagggggcgataggCCGAAGAATGTAAATCataaaaaacacaagaagaatgaaAGTTAAAATGAAGATTGACTGAGGAGAGAGGAGAACTTATAGTAaataaggaattaaatattgatctgtttctcacccacacatatcatatcactgaagacattgatttaaccactggagtcttacggattacttttatgctaacttatgtgatttttggagctacaaaggtctgaccaccattcacttgcattgtttggacctacagagctgagatattcttctaaaaatcttcatttgtgttcagcagattaaagaaagtcatccacatctgggatagtatgagggtgagtaaatgatgagagagtttttatttttgggtgaactgtcccttttaagGTCATTATTTTGACAGTTGACTATCTGAAAGCGTTCCCACGATAATTAACAGTGAAGCTAATTTTAGAATTAAAAGTACAGCTACAAAGTGATCaaagagtttgagacagcattagGGTGAGGTACTCATGCCACAGTAACGGTTCAGGCTCATTTAGAGTCTGACATTATAATTTAACTGACCGATTCAGTCCATGATTCATTCACATAGTGGATGACTCGTTGCACTGCATGTTCATTTTGGCCTAGTCGACAAGGACAATGCTATAGCAATGCAACAACTTTCGGAAGTAAATTAttacaaaacacttttaatatttcatatgtcCAGGTCCAAGTTGACTTTCAGACTATGCACTTGccttttcacattttttcaaattttgcacgttctcaaacatacagtatagccCCTACTATAAACATGGCCCAGTCCTTACAACCCAAACACTCACTTTTCACTCTCTCCAAGCCACTTTGATACCAGGTCTGAGGAGGAAATGGAGAAAAAGGTGGAATTGTTGGCTTCTGTCGCTACCGCTTTGGCCAGGTATGATTTGCCTGTGCCGGGAGGCCCGAAGAGAAGGATACCCCTCCACGGAGTCCTTTTACCTAATACACAAAGAAATACAATCCTTAGTAAGCATTTCTGACAGACACACTTCTGAGCTTCTTTGGATACACCCATAGTTATCAATCCTCCCTCTGAATATGGTTCACGTTGCAAACCACTTTAATAAACTGCAAGAAACTTATTGGCAATGGCGAgcatcacatacagtatgtaaaacatTAGTTGATGATTTTGTTTACACTGGAAAGCCACTTGCCTGTAAAGAGATGTGGAAACTTAattggcagaatgacagcttctTTCAGGGCCTCTTTGGCCCCTTCTAACCCAGCTACATCATCCCATTTAATGTTCGGCTTCTCCATGACAATGGCTCCTGTGATCGAAGATCATCTATTAGTTCATAATAAGTTGCACTCTGAAGGCAGAGTCATTTAAAAGCAATTGTCTGAATAGTGGAAGGGGAATAATTAACCTGAGAGCtgattctgaaatttttttttttcagggtctTCTCCTTCATCACTCTCATTTCTAAGCAACgaaaataaattgtaaacaatGAAAATCACAAAAGAACAGTAAGTGTGCATATGTTAAGGCATGCATACGGCATGTAGCCCTCGCCACAAACAAATACACCAACACTAGTAGTCGTCCGTTTTACTTCATGCAAAAAATTTGAATCTAATTGGCAATGATTGCTGTTTTAAGCcatttagagcaaatacatagacatagaatatcatcaaaaggctgaaaatgattaatatataatgtttaaacaACATCATCCAGTCCTATTGACTACTATTGCACATCACCCACCCTTTATCATTGGACTGCGACTCCTTCACCGGCTTCGCTGGTGCCTTCTCTTTCTTCTTCAAATACTCTTTCAGTTTCTCAGCCCGGTCCAAATACTCAGCACATTTGGCTCGGATGCTTTGTTTGGCTTTATCACCCTGTGCTTCATCTTGCAAGAAAAAAACAGAGTAAATTTATGACTGTGCTCAGCATTCTGAAATCAGTCGCTGCTTAACTGCTGTGATTTATTTGGTTTAACATAGTGacgataaatgaaaattctgacaaaaACACACATCTACCTCAAAATTAGAGGTAAACTGAtctatcggttttactgattaactGGTGCCGAtagctgctttttggaactatcggttaccGGCAAAAATCTGTGGTGATAGTCGCtgatagtttttttctttttctattccTCTGTGCCAAAGGtccctcagtttgttcctggaagGCAGCAGCACCTCATGGGAATTTTTCTTGCTGAAGCACCCTCAGATCatcacctggtcgtctaatggttaggaGGAGACCTaaagaggccttcaagccacagtgtctcgcacccactgtgaaatttggtggaggatcgttgatgatctgggggtgcttcagcaaggctggaatcgggaatattcgtctttgtgaaggacgcatgactCAAGCCacttacaaggttatcctggaagaaaacttgc from Myxocyprinus asiaticus isolate MX2 ecotype Aquarium Trade chromosome 5, UBuf_Myxa_2, whole genome shotgun sequence harbors:
- the LOC127441656 gene encoding vacuolar protein sorting-associated protein 4B isoform X2, encoding MAANNNNLQKAIDLASKASQEDKAENYEEALRLYEHAVQYFLHVVKYEAQGDKAKQSIRAKCAEYLDRAEKLKEYLKKKEKAPAKPVKESQSNDKGNESDEGEDPEKKKFQNQLSGAIVMEKPNIKWDDVAGLEGAKEALKEAVILPIKFPHLFTGKRTPWRGILLFGPPGTGKSYLAKAVATEANNSTFFSISSSDLVSKWLGESEKLVKNLFTLAREHKPSIIFIDEIDSLCGSRSENESEAARRIKTEFLVQMQGVGNDNEGILVLGATNIPWTLDSAIRRRFEKRIYIPLPEDHARGFMFKLNLGSTPNSLTESDFITLGKKTNGYSGADISVIVRDALMQPVRKVQSATHFKRVRGPSRNDPKMITDDLLTPCSPGDPQAIEMTWMDVPGEKLLEPIVSMSDMLRSLANTKPTVNEQDLEKLKKFTEDFGQEG